In Paenibacillus kyungheensis, the following are encoded in one genomic region:
- a CDS encoding glucose-1-phosphate adenylyltransferase: MKNQKCVAMLLAGGEGRRLAPLTSIVAKPAVPFGGDFKIIDFPLSNCVNSGIDTIGVLTQYEAASLHDHIDQGDAWSTSNLQMNISLLSSEATGEYMGTADAITKNIAYLDALNPENVLILSGDHIYHMDYSDMIAYHEQHQAKATISVMEVPWEEASRFGVMSTDSSMNVTKFSEKPAQPESNLASMGIYVFDWQYLRRHLIEDATKADSNHDFGKDIIPQMLAEHQIVVAYEFQGYWRDVGTIDSLWEAHMDILSDGQQFELKNEAWPMFSPSLNVETTIVRERQVPNCSMVSDQAILEGDVQRSVVFNNAEIGKFAHVRHSVIMPGAVVGKHAQVEYAIVAEGAVIKEGAVIKGTANDIKVVAPYEIIHAKPVVRTQPARLLQEVYEKSSRLRAGGL, translated from the coding sequence ATGAAAAATCAAAAGTGTGTTGCTATGTTGCTGGCCGGAGGAGAAGGGCGCAGACTCGCACCACTTACATCAATTGTGGCCAAACCAGCTGTACCGTTTGGCGGAGACTTCAAAATTATCGATTTTCCTCTTAGTAATTGCGTGAATTCAGGCATCGATACGATCGGCGTACTGACGCAATATGAAGCTGCTTCGCTTCATGACCATATCGATCAAGGGGATGCTTGGTCCACATCCAATCTTCAAATGAACATCTCTCTGTTGTCTTCAGAAGCAACAGGTGAATATATGGGAACAGCCGATGCGATCACGAAAAATATCGCTTATCTTGATGCGCTTAATCCTGAAAATGTTTTGATTCTTTCTGGTGATCATATTTATCATATGGATTACAGTGATATGATTGCTTACCATGAACAACATCAAGCGAAAGCTACTATTTCGGTGATGGAAGTACCATGGGAAGAAGCTAGTCGCTTTGGTGTTATGAGTACTGACTCTTCAATGAATGTTACTAAATTCTCTGAAAAGCCTGCTCAACCTGAAAGTAACCTGGCATCTATGGGTATTTATGTGTTTGACTGGCAATACCTAAGACGTCATCTGATTGAAGATGCTACCAAAGCAGATTCTAATCATGACTTCGGTAAAGATATTATTCCGCAAATGCTTGCTGAGCATCAAATTGTTGTTGCTTACGAATTCCAGGGTTACTGGAGAGACGTTGGTACGATTGATAGCTTATGGGAAGCTCATATGGACATTCTAAGTGACGGTCAACAATTCGAGTTGAAAAATGAAGCTTGGCCGATGTTCTCCCCTAGCTTAAATGTAGAGACTACTATTGTTCGTGAGCGTCAAGTACCGAATTGTTCTATGGTAAGTGACCAAGCTATTTTAGAAGGTGATGTACAACGTTCTGTTGTATTCAACAATGCTGAGATTGGTAAGTTTGCTCATGTTCGTCATAGTGTAATTATGCCTGGTGCTGTAGTTGGCAAGCATGCTCAAGTAGAATATGCTATTGTTGCTGAAGGTGCTGTGATCAAAGAAGGCGCTGTGATTAAAGGTACTGCTAACGATATCAAAGTAGTGGCTCCTTACGAAATCATTCATGCTAAACCTGTGGTTCGTACACAACCTGCACGTTTACTTCAAGAAGTATACGAGAAGTCCAGCCGACTACGTGCTGGTGGACTATAA
- a CDS encoding GNAT family N-acetyltransferase has translation MTLQQPQVGDLQLRIIQANEQHAEQVTSLLVNAAEWMESQGIEQWKKEMFTSELIHSYFVEREVFLLYVDDRPAAMFTLQSGDPDYWQHLDDDRYLYLHRLTVHQDFRSLGLGAILIQWATNYALTSGKKGLRLDCMAHLPTLNRFYQSQDFRYMGTHDVKGRLASLYEKLPPAEDHQIRLEYFLEKDFDQLLEWSGDAKFLQQWSGIGWEYPLDTSDLEAHIEGANHPMFSDQLIYIVVDRITNHKVGHVALSRIDRTNRSARISKLLVGDPEARGKGYGRQILNELLRIGFDTLGMHRITLGVYDYNVSAIKLYESCGFSKEGLMRDSSWLDGQYYSVYEMSILEDEWRALQSRSTL, from the coding sequence TTGACATTACAACAACCTCAAGTTGGAGATTTGCAACTTCGTATTATCCAAGCCAATGAGCAACATGCCGAACAGGTAACCTCTTTGTTAGTCAATGCGGCAGAATGGATGGAATCTCAAGGAATTGAACAATGGAAAAAGGAAATGTTTACTTCTGAATTAATCCATAGTTATTTTGTGGAGCGAGAAGTATTCCTTCTTTATGTGGATGATCGACCAGCAGCGATGTTTACTCTGCAATCAGGAGATCCCGATTACTGGCAACACCTAGATGATGATCGTTATTTATATTTGCATCGGTTGACGGTGCATCAAGATTTTCGGAGTCTTGGATTAGGTGCTATTCTGATTCAGTGGGCTACCAATTATGCATTAACATCTGGTAAAAAAGGGCTTCGATTAGATTGTATGGCGCATTTGCCTACATTGAATCGTTTTTATCAGAGTCAAGATTTTCGCTATATGGGAACTCATGATGTAAAAGGTCGCTTGGCAAGTCTCTATGAGAAGCTTCCACCCGCAGAAGATCATCAGATTCGGTTAGAATATTTTCTGGAAAAAGATTTTGATCAGTTATTAGAATGGTCAGGAGACGCTAAATTTCTGCAACAGTGGAGTGGAATAGGGTGGGAATATCCACTAGATACTTCCGATCTGGAAGCTCATATAGAAGGTGCCAATCATCCTATGTTTTCAGATCAATTGATCTATATCGTAGTCGATCGAATAACCAATCACAAAGTTGGTCATGTTGCTTTAAGTAGAATTGATCGTACTAATCGATCTGCACGTATCTCCAAATTATTAGTCGGTGATCCTGAAGCTAGAGGTAAAGGATATGGTCGCCAAATTCTTAACGAGTTATTACGGATCGGTTTTGATACGTTAGGAATGCACCGTATCACATTGGGTGTGTACGATTATAATGTATCTGCTATCAAGTTATATGAATCTTGTGGATTTAGCAAAGAAGGATTAATGCGAGATTCTTCTTGGTTAGATGGACAATATTATAGTGTATATGAAATGAGTATTCTTGAAGATGAGTGGAGAGCATTACAATCGCGCTCCACATTATAA
- a CDS encoding sensor histidine kinase yields the protein MIKKGISRQIVLHYFIVVFLALLLVELVFLFSMRTYYYDSIYNYLNSSTDVPQNFISDQSSPVKYQEIIQRYELGDTVEVQLLDTQGNVLQNSTNFRVDKPIQTGDIPQALAGSTGRWIGKQAGTGENVMAVTRQIQVNGDNYLVRYVTSLERVNQKLLTITMVAVGVGAAVLIIVLVVSLGLANSIVRPLNNIIGVSTLMAKGDFNARIKGNYPHEIGELASTLNYMAEEIIRSNQIKDDFISSISHELRTPLTGIKGWSETLVSGGFDPEETKLGMSIISKETDRLIGLVEEMLDFSKLQQNQMKMVIGEVNLKEVLQETMLNVWAKAEQKKIQLKLEPGERPFIVQADGNRLKQVFLNIVDNAIKFSPEESTIFIMLTEVSPERVRISIQDAGIGISQEHLEKVKDRFFQVNPNRGGTGLGLAITQQIVQLHNGDMYIDSELEKGTTVMIELPLTKQQEILQLT from the coding sequence ATGATCAAAAAAGGCATTAGCCGCCAGATTGTTTTGCATTACTTTATTGTTGTATTTCTGGCGTTGCTCTTGGTAGAGTTAGTGTTTTTATTCTCTATGCGTACGTATTATTACGACAGTATTTACAATTATCTCAATAGTTCTACAGATGTACCGCAAAACTTTATCAGCGATCAGTCGAGCCCTGTGAAATATCAAGAGATTATTCAGCGTTATGAGTTAGGCGATACGGTTGAAGTTCAACTTTTGGATACTCAGGGAAATGTTTTGCAAAACTCGACCAATTTTAGAGTAGATAAGCCGATCCAGACCGGTGATATTCCACAAGCATTAGCAGGTTCTACCGGTCGCTGGATTGGTAAGCAAGCAGGTACTGGTGAAAATGTTATGGCAGTGACCAGACAAATTCAAGTGAACGGTGATAATTATCTGGTGCGTTATGTGACATCGCTAGAGCGTGTAAATCAGAAGTTATTAACGATTACTATGGTTGCTGTAGGCGTGGGAGCCGCTGTCTTAATTATTGTGCTGGTAGTAAGTCTAGGATTAGCGAATTCTATTGTGCGACCACTTAACAATATTATTGGAGTCTCTACGCTAATGGCAAAAGGGGACTTTAACGCCCGCATCAAAGGTAATTATCCTCATGAAATTGGTGAGCTTGCTTCTACCTTGAATTATATGGCGGAAGAAATTATTCGTAGTAATCAGATCAAAGACGATTTTATTTCTTCGATTTCACATGAATTGCGAACACCTCTTACAGGTATTAAAGGTTGGAGTGAGACGTTGGTTTCGGGAGGATTCGATCCTGAGGAGACAAAGCTTGGTATGAGTATTATTTCTAAAGAAACCGATCGTCTGATTGGACTGGTTGAAGAAATGCTTGATTTCTCAAAATTACAACAAAATCAGATGAAAATGGTTATAGGTGAAGTGAATCTCAAAGAAGTATTGCAAGAAACGATGCTGAATGTCTGGGCCAAAGCAGAACAGAAAAAAATTCAGCTCAAATTAGAACCGGGCGAACGCCCATTTATCGTACAAGCTGATGGGAACCGTCTAAAACAGGTCTTTCTAAATATTGTTGATAATGCGATCAAATTTTCACCGGAAGAATCTACTATCTTTATTATGCTAACAGAAGTTTCACCTGAACGAGTACGCATATCGATTCAAGATGCGGGTATAGGTATTAGCCAAGAACATTTAGAAAAAGTAAAAGATCGCTTTTTCCAAGTGAATCCGAACCGAGGCGGTACAGGACTTGGGCTTGCCATCACCCAGCAGATTGTACAATTGCATAATGGAGATATGTATATTGATAGTGAACTGGAAAAAGGTACAACCGTTATGATTGAGCTACCTTTAACAAAACAACAAGAAATTTTACAGCTTACGTAA
- a CDS encoding response regulator transcription factor, whose translation MSKVLIMEDEESIRSFIIINLKRNGFEVIETENGEQALHMLETVPDIDIALLDVMVPGIDGFEVCRRIREKNERIGIVFLTAKVQEQDKVYALSVGADDHISKPFSPTELIARIQSLLRRVNVQRESNTKVSFESGPFTLDLISKQFKKKGQQIELTPTEFSLVQFFLEKENTPLSRDLLLDHVWGKEYMGDPKIVDVNIRRLRQKIENNPSEPEFLQTVWGHGYKWRGRES comes from the coding sequence ATGAGTAAAGTGTTAATTATGGAAGATGAAGAATCAATCCGCAGTTTTATTATTATTAACTTGAAGCGAAATGGATTTGAAGTGATAGAGACAGAGAACGGTGAGCAAGCCTTGCATATGTTAGAAACTGTTCCTGATATTGATATCGCTTTGCTTGATGTCATGGTTCCGGGTATTGACGGTTTTGAAGTATGTCGTCGTATTCGTGAAAAAAATGAACGCATTGGTATTGTCTTTTTGACAGCCAAAGTACAAGAACAAGATAAAGTATATGCTTTATCAGTTGGTGCAGATGACCATATCAGCAAACCATTTAGCCCTACTGAATTGATTGCTCGTATTCAGTCTTTGTTACGTCGTGTCAATGTACAACGTGAATCGAATACCAAAGTATCCTTTGAATCCGGCCCATTTACACTGGATCTGATCTCCAAGCAATTTAAGAAAAAAGGGCAACAGATCGAATTGACACCAACCGAGTTCTCATTGGTTCAATTTTTCCTTGAAAAAGAAAATACACCGCTTAGTCGTGATCTACTGTTGGATCATGTATGGGGCAAAGAGTATATGGGTGATCCCAAAATTGTAGATGTAAATATTCGTCGTTTGCGTCAAAAAATCGAAAACAACCCGTCTGAACCTGAATTCCTACAAACGGTGTGGGGACATGGCTATAAATGGAGAGGCCGGGAGTCCTAA
- a CDS encoding phosphonate ABC transporter ATP-binding protein, whose amino-acid sequence MIKIENLTKTVGENKTKVLDRISLEIQHGEMIAILGPSGSGKSTLLKCLAMKESWTDGSFQVGDIDIMKAGFSGKRKISREWAYVEQSPQLHPERTALKNVLIGQAGQTPIWRMLTGMVRSDDYMGAMDVLESLGLLDKAHQKASTLSGGERQRVAIARSLAHGVKVVLADEPITGLDPKSGEDVIKTLRALCSSERVTIITVIPLELAEKYATRIIGLQEGHIAFDIKGRRLTSAERRLL is encoded by the coding sequence ATGATCAAAATAGAGAATCTCACAAAAACGGTCGGTGAAAATAAAACCAAAGTATTGGATCGGATTAGCCTGGAAATTCAACATGGTGAAATGATTGCTATTTTGGGGCCGAGCGGTAGCGGTAAAAGTACATTACTTAAATGTCTGGCGATGAAAGAATCATGGACAGACGGTAGCTTTCAAGTAGGCGATATCGATATTATGAAAGCAGGCTTTAGCGGTAAACGCAAAATCTCGCGTGAATGGGCTTATGTAGAACAAAGCCCTCAGCTTCATCCTGAACGAACAGCTCTTAAAAATGTATTGATTGGACAAGCTGGACAGACACCAATCTGGCGCATGCTCACAGGTATGGTGCGTTCAGACGATTATATGGGAGCAATGGATGTATTAGAAAGTCTAGGATTGCTCGACAAAGCTCATCAAAAAGCAAGTACATTAAGCGGTGGCGAACGTCAACGTGTAGCGATAGCTCGTTCTCTTGCTCATGGTGTCAAAGTCGTTCTTGCAGATGAACCTATCACAGGGCTTGATCCCAAATCTGGAGAAGATGTGATCAAAACACTGCGTGCATTATGCAGTAGTGAGCGTGTCACTATCATTACAGTAATTCCTTTAGAATTAGCAGAAAAATATGCGACTCGTATTATTGGACTGCAAGAAGGACATATTGCTTTTGATATTAAAGGTCGGAGATTGACCAGTGCAGAACGTCGATTGTTATAA
- a CDS encoding MFS transporter — MLKTSSQHSQSIHSVSKVHFAILIIAIIVAGISQGMLLPVLAIFLEKMGVSSTLNGLNAAVLYIGSFGMTLVAERLLGILGFKKLMLGGLLLVLITLPLFPLYPSIIFWFVLRLLVGVGDSAVHYSAQLWVLMMTPSEHRGRNLSIYGMSYGIGFSIGPLGIKLLDWGVYAPFLLLAGLFLIVVILVIWKLPHGTPEKTATDEPAQRRFTKSYSWAWYALIPAFLYGYMEAAMNSNFPVYGLRVGFSTSDIAFLLPFIGIGGLILQLPLGILSDRYGRKKMLMICGGLGGLLFLFVPMAETNMIAIAAIFALAGGLIGSFFSLGLAYAADMLPKVYLPAANVLASFHFNAGSIIGPALGGKGIEMGSPASLFWVLGGCYMIFAATGFIFKEKSK, encoded by the coding sequence GTGCTCAAAACATCGTCCCAGCATTCGCAATCGATTCATTCTGTATCCAAAGTTCATTTTGCTATTTTGATTATTGCTATTATCGTAGCTGGTATCAGTCAGGGGATGTTGTTACCTGTACTGGCTATTTTTCTGGAAAAAATGGGTGTATCTTCAACATTAAACGGCTTAAATGCTGCTGTATTGTATATCGGTTCATTCGGCATGACACTGGTCGCAGAACGACTATTAGGCATTTTAGGATTTAAAAAATTAATGCTTGGCGGTTTGTTGCTGGTGCTGATTACATTGCCGTTATTTCCGCTGTATCCCAGTATTATTTTTTGGTTCGTATTAAGATTATTAGTCGGTGTTGGAGACAGCGCTGTTCATTATTCTGCTCAATTATGGGTATTGATGATGACGCCTTCCGAACATCGTGGTCGTAATCTTTCAATCTATGGCATGTCGTATGGTATAGGTTTCAGTATCGGCCCGCTTGGAATCAAATTGCTTGATTGGGGAGTATATGCTCCATTTCTATTACTCGCAGGATTATTCTTAATTGTCGTTATTCTGGTCATCTGGAAATTGCCACATGGAACACCGGAGAAAACCGCAACCGATGAACCTGCACAACGTCGATTTACGAAAAGTTATAGCTGGGCCTGGTATGCGCTTATTCCAGCGTTCTTGTATGGATATATGGAAGCTGCTATGAACAGTAATTTCCCTGTGTATGGATTGCGAGTTGGATTTTCAACAAGTGATATTGCGTTCTTACTTCCTTTTATCGGTATCGGGGGATTAATCCTTCAGCTTCCTTTGGGGATATTAAGTGATCGGTATGGACGTAAAAAGATGCTGATGATCTGCGGAGGATTGGGTGGATTACTCTTTTTATTTGTTCCGATGGCAGAAACGAATATGATCGCAATCGCTGCTATTTTTGCTTTAGCAGGTGGATTGATCGGTTCTTTCTTTTCTTTAGGACTAGCGTATGCGGCTGATATGTTACCGAAAGTGTATTTGCCTGCTGCTAACGTATTAGCTTCTTTTCATTTTAATGCAGGTAGTATTATTGGGCCAGCGCTTGGAGGAAAAGGAATAGAGATGGGTTCACCAGCTAGTTTGTTTTGGGTTTTGGGTGGTTGTTATATGATTTTTGCTGCTACTGGTTTTATATTTAAAGAAAAATCGAAATAA
- a CDS encoding winged helix-turn-helix domain-containing protein gives MSYDVKIDVSPIYDLLGSFMVYVTKKWIRDIDLGSEWIRDIDNQLSPGVRSAILEASSWPFDDFDVLYAWASCRHADGSVRDFLNHLENASEDDMWNEIHELLPTMTLLDTRRIQTSYAPLLKLWYEHYFHHIEDEILELITEDAKEKKGLLDKMDPSALIEYASGGLVVDPFPELNTVILFPTVHNRPINTYCFYEGVLLIQYPVDVPEQDEEDPPNVLLRMTRALSDPERLRMLRYIGGEPRSLQDMAHYLLQPQESLMHHLMMLRVAGLLRIHLGRGDIERFSIRQDGASELQLFLESYIRI, from the coding sequence ATGAGCTATGACGTGAAAATAGATGTGTCTCCGATCTACGATTTACTCGGAAGTTTTATGGTCTATGTGACCAAAAAATGGATTCGTGATATCGATCTGGGTTCAGAATGGATCAGAGACATCGACAACCAACTAAGCCCTGGAGTGCGTTCTGCTATATTAGAAGCATCTTCGTGGCCTTTTGATGATTTTGATGTATTATATGCCTGGGCAAGCTGTCGTCATGCTGACGGTTCTGTTCGTGATTTTTTAAATCATTTAGAAAATGCTTCTGAAGATGATATGTGGAATGAGATTCATGAACTGCTACCGACTATGACTTTACTCGATACTAGACGTATTCAGACCAGTTATGCTCCACTATTAAAATTATGGTATGAACATTACTTTCATCATATAGAAGATGAAATTCTTGAATTAATCACAGAAGATGCCAAAGAGAAAAAAGGGTTACTGGACAAAATGGACCCTAGTGCATTAATTGAATATGCTTCAGGCGGCTTAGTGGTAGATCCTTTTCCCGAGTTAAATACGGTGATCTTATTCCCAACGGTACATAACCGCCCAATCAATACGTATTGCTTTTACGAAGGCGTGTTATTGATTCAATATCCAGTTGATGTACCTGAACAAGATGAAGAAGATCCACCAAATGTGCTTTTACGTATGACACGAGCATTATCAGATCCAGAACGCCTACGTATGCTGCGCTACATTGGCGGTGAACCACGTTCTTTACAAGATATGGCTCACTATCTATTACAACCTCAAGAGTCGCTTATGCATCATCTGATGATGCTTAGAGTGGCAGGCTTACTGCGTATCCACCTCGGTAGAGGGGATATTGAACGTTTTAGTATTCGACAGGACGGTGCTTCTGAGCTTCAACTGTTCCTCGAATCGTATATCCGTATTTAA
- a CDS encoding HAD family hydrolase, with the protein MKDIRHQHLIFDMDDTLIHCNKYFNLILDEFISLLSEWFNHPAVTMDAIRQKQIEIDVAGVHRVGFASEHFPKSLVETYHHFSQLVGRPVHEAEENQLRLLGNSVYEKEVEPYPGMVETLEILQQAGHTLYLYTGGETVIQQRKIDQMKLTSYFDSRIFIRQHKNIHALEEIINSHVLPRQDTWMIGNSLRSDVQPALHASLNTIYLKQSHEWAYDVVQLQHDDNLPFYTISQLVEVPQVIHESLSQQQKKRTSG; encoded by the coding sequence ATGAAAGACATCCGACATCAGCACCTTATCTTTGATATGGATGATACGCTGATCCATTGTAACAAATATTTCAATCTCATTTTAGACGAATTTATCAGTCTGTTATCCGAATGGTTCAATCATCCAGCAGTAACGATGGACGCTATTCGTCAAAAACAAATCGAAATTGATGTAGCTGGTGTGCATAGAGTAGGTTTTGCTAGTGAACATTTTCCCAAATCATTAGTTGAAACGTATCATCATTTCAGTCAATTAGTAGGACGACCTGTACATGAAGCAGAAGAAAATCAATTGCGTCTACTAGGCAATAGCGTATATGAGAAAGAAGTAGAACCTTATCCTGGCATGGTAGAAACGCTAGAAATTCTTCAACAAGCAGGTCATACTTTATATCTGTATACCGGCGGCGAGACTGTTATTCAGCAACGCAAAATCGATCAGATGAAATTAACATCTTATTTCGATTCTCGCATCTTTATCCGTCAGCACAAAAATATTCATGCGCTTGAAGAGATTATTAATTCTCATGTGCTTCCACGTCAGGACACATGGATGATCGGTAACTCTTTACGTTCTGATGTTCAACCTGCTCTACATGCTTCTCTCAACACTATTTATCTGAAACAATCCCATGAATGGGCATATGATGTAGTTCAACTTCAACACGACGACAATCTTCCGTTCTACACCATATCGCAATTGGTTGAAGTTCCTCAGGTCATTCATGAAAGTCTATCACAACAGCAAAAGAAACGGACATCGGGTTAA
- a CDS encoding type IA DNA topoisomerase encodes MKILIVAEKPDMGRNIAAVMEPKARNHRTYLEGEQYIITWAIGHLIGLAEPDAYDPKYKKWNFGDLPIIPEQFKIVPNPRTKDQLNTIGELAKRCDRIVNACDAGREGQHIFALIQRQLKLTQPVKRLWISDLTPESIRKGFVELKDGQEFENLTRAARARSEADWLIGMNASRAFTIKHNNLLSVGRVQTPVLALIYDRQKEIEAFDSQTFYEVRATFKQADKSYTGVWQGDRITDQAKGQAIVDKVKGKQGRITKYDIRESKEYPYKLYDLTLLQRDANAKFGYSAKKTLDTAQALYEKHKVISYPRTNSNYVTEQNIDGMHKVLGMLKNTPYEQLAEGAEGKRVHVNNKAVCNPSKVEDHHAILPTLKKPGTLSKEEQQLYDLIVRRFLAQFYPPAEYKHHTVMTTVEQETFKTAVKELLFLGWKATLPDKDKSKSSSRSSTKSENGKEEEPEEEVQEPFVIDDKQPVQCSKAEVKEKATQPPKHYTEGTLLKAMESAGKQIENEELRDAMKESGLGTPATRAATIERLKQVGYINTQGKKMELTLKGRAAIELIRAAGVELLTSPEMTGQWERRLNQISRGEADSDRFLESVKKFAASVIEKVKTQSPAIAGRFGDESRSTGKGNRSSKSTRTTASKGSASTTNRSKSSATSKSTAKSASTSSASTAKSATATVSMGAAGKHTALGKCPNANCGGQIIEGRKGYGCSHFKQGCTFVIWKEFAGKKISVSMLKTLLQKGETQALAFKKGNETHKGRIKLVDQESGKLIVEAVK; translated from the coding sequence ATGAAAATATTAATCGTAGCAGAAAAGCCTGATATGGGACGGAATATTGCTGCTGTGATGGAGCCTAAAGCACGCAATCACCGTACATATTTGGAAGGGGAACAATATATTATTACTTGGGCAATCGGTCATTTAATAGGACTCGCAGAACCCGATGCTTATGATCCCAAATATAAAAAATGGAACTTCGGCGATCTTCCTATTATTCCAGAGCAATTCAAAATTGTACCTAACCCTCGAACCAAAGATCAATTGAATACGATCGGAGAACTTGCTAAGCGCTGTGACCGCATTGTAAACGCCTGTGATGCCGGGCGGGAAGGTCAGCATATATTTGCGTTAATCCAGCGTCAATTGAAGCTTACACAGCCTGTCAAGCGCTTATGGATATCAGATCTTACACCGGAAAGTATTCGCAAAGGATTTGTTGAATTAAAAGACGGACAGGAATTTGAGAATTTAACCCGGGCAGCGAGAGCACGAAGTGAAGCGGACTGGTTAATCGGTATGAATGCGTCTCGCGCTTTTACGATTAAACATAATAATTTATTGTCTGTAGGACGTGTACAGACGCCCGTACTAGCTTTAATCTATGATCGCCAGAAAGAAATCGAAGCGTTTGATTCGCAAACGTTTTATGAAGTGAGAGCTACATTCAAGCAGGCAGACAAAAGTTATACAGGGGTGTGGCAAGGTGATCGGATTACCGATCAAGCCAAAGGACAAGCGATTGTTGATAAAGTAAAAGGTAAACAAGGACGTATTACCAAATACGATATCCGTGAAAGTAAAGAGTATCCGTATAAACTGTATGATCTTACCTTGTTACAACGGGATGCGAATGCCAAATTTGGTTACTCAGCCAAAAAAACGCTTGATACCGCGCAAGCTCTTTATGAAAAGCATAAAGTCATCAGCTATCCGCGTACCAACTCTAACTATGTTACCGAGCAAAATATTGATGGGATGCATAAAGTGTTAGGAATGCTCAAAAACACACCGTATGAACAACTGGCAGAAGGCGCAGAAGGCAAACGCGTCCATGTTAACAATAAAGCGGTTTGCAATCCTTCTAAAGTGGAAGATCACCATGCGATTTTACCTACGTTGAAAAAGCCGGGTACACTGAGCAAAGAAGAACAGCAATTGTATGATCTGATTGTACGTCGTTTTCTAGCACAATTTTATCCACCTGCTGAATACAAGCATCATACTGTAATGACTACTGTAGAGCAGGAAACATTCAAAACAGCAGTCAAAGAATTATTGTTTTTGGGATGGAAAGCTACATTGCCTGATAAAGATAAATCCAAATCTTCCAGTAGATCTTCAACCAAAAGTGAAAATGGTAAAGAAGAAGAGCCAGAGGAAGAAGTACAAGAACCATTTGTTATTGATGATAAGCAACCTGTGCAATGTAGCAAAGCAGAAGTGAAAGAAAAAGCGACTCAACCGCCCAAGCATTATACAGAAGGTACTTTGCTCAAAGCGATGGAAAGTGCAGGCAAGCAGATCGAGAATGAAGAATTGCGTGATGCGATGAAAGAGTCAGGTCTGGGTACACCAGCTACACGAGCGGCAACGATAGAACGACTGAAGCAAGTCGGATATATTAATACTCAAGGTAAAAAGATGGAGTTAACGTTAAAAGGACGTGCTGCTATCGAATTGATTCGTGCGGCTGGAGTAGAACTTCTCACTTCGCCAGAAATGACAGGGCAATGGGAGCGTCGGCTTAATCAGATTTCACGTGGAGAAGCAGATTCTGATCGCTTTTTGGAAAGTGTGAAGAAATTCGCCGCCTCTGTGATCGAAAAAGTAAAAACACAATCACCTGCTATTGCCGGACGATTTGGCGATGAATCACGTTCAACGGGTAAAGGTAACCGTTCATCGAAATCTACACGTACTACTGCAAGTAAAGGAAGTGCAAGTACAACCAATCGTAGTAAAAGCAGTGCTACAAGCAAATCAACTGCTAAATCAGCATCCACTTCTTCTGCATCAACAGCCAAATCGGCTACAGCTACTGTATCGATGGGAGCGGCTGGAAAACATACAGCACTTGGTAAATGCCCGAATGCTAATTGTGGCGGACAAATTATAGAAGGGCGCAAAGGATACGGTTGTTCGCATTTCAAACAAGGATGTACTTTTGTGATCTGGAAAGAATTTGCCGGTAAAAAAATATCGGTCTCTATGCTCAAAACGTTATTACAAAAAGGCGAGACTCAAGCTCTTGCTTTCAAAAAAGGAAATGAAACGCATAAAGGACGAATCAAACTGGTCGATCAGGAATCTGGAAAATTGATCGTAGAAGCTGTGAAATAA